ttgGTTACGTTCAAATATATGTTCTAAAACGAATCGCCATTATTGACAAGTGACCAGTGTGTGCGCCATGTTGTTTTCCATCACTATGGGAACTGGCCCCATGCCTTTCCATCATGCCTACATCGTAGAGGTCATGTTTCCAGGCGTTATGACATAGTAGAAGCGCCGTTTGTGATTGGGCATCAAGGAATCAACCACTAACAAAGGAAAAGTTGGATTCTCCAGCACGTAATGGTGACCGTTTTTTGTTGCAAATCTTATTTTTCCTTCATGTAGGCTGTGATCGCCATAGGAACACAAACTGTATACCAATCTCTTCATTAGAATGCCTAGGTATTATCTAAAGTCAGCCGTATGATTCTAGTGAATacttttctggatatttatgGCAATGTACACTATGCGCTCAGTCAGCAGTGGCCACTTGGTGCCACTATTTTATCCCTCACAGAGGCTGTGATCGCCTGTTACGCCCCCTCCAAAGGCTAGTGGGTGAGGAGGAGAACACAACTACCCATGATCGCGGTGTTCTGACTGGATGTGGaacattgagaaacagacaaCCAAATAGACATTACCCGACTGCTGGGGTTTTATTGTCTAAGTATGTATATCAAAATTATAAAACGATATGAtgtataacacaaaacaacacagctaAACAAGGGAAGGAGGGCAGCAGGGTAAAGGGGTAGGAGTAGGGTAGTTCCAATGGTCTGTCAAATCAAAGAAATGATATAAAAAGACCCTGAGCTTCCCTACACCTCTAAAGCTACCTGCCACAAACTGCCCTAGCACACAACTACCCTACCACACAACTTACATCACTGCTACAAAATCCACTAGGCAACAGCCGCTGGCTGCTAACGTAGTGTGTATAACCAACCAAACACAAACTCAAGGACTTTATAGGGGCGGTAAGCCACTCAGGATGGGTCAGTGGAGATTGATGGCCACGCCCTCGTCGTCAGCAGCAACTCACCACACCTGGGGAGGAAACAGAGAAGAGAAAGcacacacaacagagacagTACACAGAGGAAGTAACATCGCCATAGCAACACAAATTGTGTACCAATCTCTTTGTTAGAATGCCTAGATATTAGCTAAAGTCAGCCATATGATTCTAGTGAATacttttctggatatttatggaaatgtagcctacactatGCGCTCCGGTTGGCAACCAGTTTTGGTGGATCCTCACGCAGGCTGTGATCGCCatagaaacacaaacaatgtaCGGATCGCTTTGTTGGAATGGTCTGGATATTAGGGAAGAACAATTCTAGTTACTACAGCTCTGAATATTTATAGACATGTACAATATGGCTCAGTCAGTGTTGGTGTGATGTCGTTCTGGCCCTAGAAAACACCAGGATGCCCATGAATGCAAGTCTCCCCTCGGGTCCCATTTCACCTGAATTCTGACACTAGCAATTATTAATTTCTCGTTAATTTGTTTTAGCTAGCTAGAAGAAAAGAGATGGGACTTCAAGATGCAGAGAATATCTGCCCTGCCACTGGTAGTCACCGAACTCCGTTgctggaaattagcataaagttgAACATTTCTCAACTTTCAACTGTCGTTGTCACTAGGGGATTTTGTCTCTGAGGGAAGCTACGCCCACTGCCGCCGTGATTCGCTGGCTCTCGTTGGAAATTTGTATCTCTAGCGAGCGGACAGTGTGTACGTAGGGTAACAGAGGCCCAATGATTGTTGGAAGCAATACCACCAGCTCCAATTAATGTGCCAAACCCTGTAACCCTCCACACACCTAACAATATGTAAATAatatctgtatatatttgtttttttaagataacgttctgcaattctacacatttcGTACACATGAAAGATGCACTGTTCTTTTGcgctaaatgtttttataattatattaatagatgcttttatttacagtacattttaatggATTAGAAGACCtttttatacagttgtgcttaaaagtttgcatacccttggagaattggtaatatatgtaccatttgtaaagaaaagcaggaaaaacacatatcttttatttcttatgggattcatattcaactgtaggttataacagaatggcacaaccataaaacaaaacatggcaacaaagaaaataatgaactgacCACTGTTCTAAAGTCTGCGTACCCTTCattcttaatactgtatattgccccctttagcatcaatgacagtgtgcagtcttttgtaatagttgtctatgaggccccgaattcttgcaggtggtatagctgcccattcgtcttggcaaaatgcctccatgtcatgcaaagtctttggtcgtcttgcatgaaccccatgtttgagatctccccagagtggcttgatgatattaaggtcaagagactgtgatggccactccagaaccttcacctttttctgctgtaaccactggagggttaacttggccttgtgcttagggtcattgtcgtgctggaaactccaagagcatcccatgcgcagctttcgtgcagaagcatgcaaattgtctgccagtattttctgataacatgcagcattgatcttgccatcaattttcccaagattccctgtgcctttagagctcataaacccccaaaacattattgagccacccccatgcttcacagtggggatggtattctgttcactatagcccttgttgacccctctccaaacatagcgattatggttgtgactataaagctctaatttggtctcattacaatgtgccagaagTTGTGAGGCATGTCTAGGTGTTGTCTGCCATATTGTAACCAACCTTTTTTGTGGCGTTGGCACAGTAAacgcttctttctggcaactcatgCAGCTAATTATATTTCAAGAATCATCGTaatgtgctccttgaaacaaccagtgggtttttctttgtatcccgaacaatacttctggcagttttggctgaaatctgtcttggtctacctgaccttggcttggtataaaGAGAgccccaaattttccacttcttaataagtactgactggcatttgcaaggctttggatatcttttcatatccttttccatcattataaagttccattaccttgttatgcaggtcttttggcagttattttctgctccccatggctcagtatcaagcctgctcagtgcatccatgtgagagctaacatactcattgactatttatacaagGACACTAAATGGTGTCTTTCACAGGTTATTGTATTCTGTGTTTGCCTCATCATCACTGCATTTACCTTGATTTAGAAAGAACGTAATACTAAGCCCTGTAATGTTAATTATAAAATGTGATctataaattataataaaacctaaaatcaatcaataaaaagcTTTTAATATAACCAAATCTCATTTTCTTTCAGGATAATGGCTTATGGTTGATCCTGGTTCTACTTGTGGTGGCTGTTATATTTCCTGCAGCACCTTTGAGATCATGCTTAGCAAAAATTAAACAATGTTTGAACACACTTTACTGTGACTGCCTGAACTGTAAATATAAATGCTCTGAATGGGACTGCTGTAACAGTAAATGTGCCTGTAACTGTAAGGAAAATTGCAAatcaaaaaagttttttgagcacaatatttgtaaaaatatgaaaattattATATAGGAAGTCTTGAAGGGAACAGCTAGGCTTTATATCATTTGTAAAGGAAGACAAATGCAAcagggaaaaaacaacaacagcagaagcACAATTATTTCACATGTAAACTCTGCAGACTCTAGACAGAAAGAAAATCCAAAAGGAACCATTGATGCTGATAACCTCATTTAGGACCAGATATCTAAGCTAGAGTATCCAATACTAAATTCTTTATAAGACAAGGAGAATacagaggaagcagaggaaTAGCTCCTTTTAACAGCCCTATAGACCCTAGAGTCCATACTGACCCTACAGACCATAAAGAACCTACAGATCATATGTCTCTACAGACTACAGACCTTAGAGAAACTACTGACCCTATAAATCGGTGGTAACATGCTGACCATAGATACATCAATAACCCAATTGACATGACAGACCCTACATGCCCTACTGACCTAAGATACCTTACTGACCCAATAGACCCAACTGACTCTAGATACCCTACTGACTCAATAGACCCTAGATACCATACTGACCCTAGATACCTTAGTGACCCAATAGACCCTACTGACTCTAGATAACCTACTGACTCAATAGACCCTAGATACCATACTGACCTGAAATGTAACCTGTAGTCATACCGAAGAGTCAGACTGAGACActggtctcttttacagctgtgccctgttaaaatacatgaaaaattaTTATGAATAACAATTACACTCAACAGAAGCGACCTCCTGGACCTCAAGGAGTCCCAGCCGCCTAGAAAGTACAGGAGACAATGAGGGGTGCTAAACCTGGAACCAGTAATAAAGGGCAAGGCGTCATGATGAACTGCATCCAGAGGGTTCAACACCCATTCAGATGCATGTTTAGGAGATCTCCATAGTCAAGCACTGACATAAAAGTAGCTTTAACAATATCAAGTCCATGCTGGTAAGACAGACACCATTTGTTTCTATGAAAGAAACATACTATAATTCTAAGATGCTCATCTAGCCAAATCCCAAGGTATTTGTAAGAAGGGACGTGATCTATATCAGATCTGTTTAGGGTACAAATAATTTACAGTACCTGCTGTATAATTAGCATTCATTAACCTGCTAAAAGTACATGTTCAATCCACTTTGTTTCCGATATTAAGCCACCCCAATTTACTGCATACATTTATATTACTTGGGCCTAAAACAGTTAACTTTTGGAAGAGAattcaaacaacaaaaaaacattgcttcACATTTTACAATTCTTAAAAACATTTACCGACAATAACCACaaatatgcaaaaaaacaagagtcaaatatcatatgaaacttCTTTTTGTCTCTTGTTATTTGATAACCAAATCCTAAGTCTGTTTTTCTCACTTTTTTACATACACCTGTAGATAACCTGTTGCTACACCCACTGGGTTAGAAGCAAGTGTCTGTGCCTTTGTTGCCTGTAGCTGGTAGGTTAGTTGTGCTGGGTTTAGTTGGTGACTGGCAGGTTAAAGGAGTGGGGAAGATCAGGGCCTCTGTGCCATACTTCCTGCACCTTCTGCAGGAGGAAGTGGTTTGTAATGGGAGCCTTGGCTTGATGCTGATGCAGGAAATGGCGCCTCCGTGCCACACTAAATAAACTGTAatcaaatttgtttttatttcaacagaGATTGTTTTGCAAGAGCCCAAGCCAACTTTGATGTTCACATAGCAGCACTCTACATGTTAATGATTAATaatgtgtaaaaatgtattttttctgtttaacTCTGTCCTACATTTGAACAATCTTGAGAGACAGTTGCCCAGACTATCTGTAATCTGAGGTGTTTGTTAAACAGGATGTGGTTCCACTGAGGTGTGTTTTGCAGAGGTGAAAAACGATTATTTTTTCATGGGACAAGAAGAGAGTGGAAAGACCTGGTAGAATGTCTAATACTGATAATTAATAACACTAGAAACTAAATCTGTAACTTGAAATATGGAAGACTTGAATGCCGGATTTAACAACCTGTCCTCACTACTGAAGGGTAAAACCAGTTAATTTGTGACCATTATTgtcctttttgccggaccgggtaagcagagctggccaagaagagtgaatgtcactGAGTGACTGGCTGAGTCTTCTTAAATAGTGATTAGGGACTTGGACTGCCATGTAAGAGATCGGTGTTTGAGCCTCGACAaggatgaaaaaaattatgcattagcatttgttccggatagacaaaaatggcactggctacaaccttcagtagctacgttatagtaagcctaaaatggAAATCAAAGGAAATCCTGAACTAGGTTCACAATATCAgttttctgtctctcatccAAAGGTACAAGATGAACTGGAAAAGCTGTTAGCATATTCAAGTTACACAGACGCGCACTCTGTTGGGGAGCATTGCGTAGCACTAAGCCATCTTCATTAAGTTCTGCCGGTTGACTGGCAACAAGGACTCATCAACCACAGCAGTGGCAGCTGTGTCTGGatcattcattttctctggGGACGAAGGAGACCAACAGGATGTATCATCCTGTCTAAAGACTGGGGCAAACACAGTGTAGTCCGACCCAATCATATCGACGTGACTGTGCCCTTATTAAAGTGCATGCTGGAACAACAGAAGGAAAGTCATTCTCCAAAAAATCTGAGCCAGTGGGCTTCTCAGGGTTGTCAAATACTTCTAATACAGGCCTCACCAGACCTCCTGCAATGTTATGTCCCATGACCAAGATGATCCCTTTCACAGGAAGAGATGTCCGCTCACCAACTCAGAGTGCAGAAAAACTTAGTGCAAGGGTACTGGCACACATCTTATTTCAAATCCTTGCAACAGGACACTGTACCCACAAGATGAATCGTCAGACCAGGGCAACACATCTGAGAGGAATGTGATGCTCCAGTATTTCTCAGTATCCTAATGGGAACCTGAGTTTTGACATCGTCAAGGATACAGATTTAGTAAGTGTAAAAGATCACAACCAGGATAATGTGACTGACGTGACTGTTCAAGTGTTTGCTTCTGAGCAGTAGACAGTCTTAACTGACCCCACAGGTTTGGAGGAAGGAGGGGAGTGGGACAAAGTTTGCGGCTTCAAACAATCCGGCAACATGTCCTTTTCGGTGACATTAAAAGCATTCACGGTCTTCAATAGAACGAAGTGGAAGAGAACGTGATCTTGATCAGTATGGTATCCCATGGCAACACTCTGCAGAACTCAGAACGGGGCATTTTGAACACTGTCTTATGCGTTAGTGCAAACATGTTGCCAACTTCTGTTCATTCAGATGAACCACTAACCAACCAGATTGGTTTTGAACTCCAACAACACCAACTCACGAAGACCCACAAAGTCAGTGCACTTACTGACAGCACACCACCTATCAAACAGAATGAGTTTCTTATGAGGAAACTCAACTTACGTTCTGTTTGGGGTTTGCATATGATTCCTGAACTTTTGTCTATAGGACTCAGTGACCAACTCGTATGCACGAAGGACAGCATTtttcacacactcatacaatacaaacaattgctctctccttatccttcctgactgatccctctctagttttgcgttttgctagtgtcattgtcactgctggtagcatgaggtggtacatgcagcccattcaggttgcacaggtagtccagctcatCCAGGATggcagtacagtctcaagagcatggaagagatgCCAGGAGACGgaccgttacacgaggagagctggacagggccgtagaagggtaTCAACCCAACAGAAGGACGGgtttctgctcctttgtgcgaggaggaaaaaggaggagcactgccaaaaCCCTACAAAATGagctccagtgggctactggtgtgcatgtttctgagcAATCTGTCAGAAATGGACTCCATGTGGGTGTCATGAGGGCCCAACTTCCTCAATCGGCAGAGGACATCCAGCAGGTCTGTCATTagtgccccattctcttcacagatgagagctgGTTCACACCGAacgtgaacgttatgctgccagcaacatcatccagcatgactggtttggcggtgggtcagtgatggtcctggggaggcatatccttggagggttgcacagacctccacatgctagccaacggtaccctgactgctgttagatacTGGGGTGAACTCCTccgacccatcatcagacctttcGCTGGAGCAGTGGGCTCTGGGTTCCTCctagtgcaggacaatgcccatgCTCTGTGaacagagtgtgtaggcagttcctggatgataaatgcattgatgccattgactggccctcatattccccagacctgattccaattgagaacctctgggacgttatatattggtgcatctgacgccaccaagtagtgccacagactatccaggagctcactgatgccctgatccaggtctgggaggagatccctcaGGACACCATCCATCGTCTTATCAGGAGCATGGAGGCCACACAAGTAAAAAattcaagttggaacagcctgtgatttcaattgtttacttagattttcggtgtgagtttgaatccagccctcaatcggttggtgctTTTGgcttccattgaccattgtcaAGTCATTTTGTtgtcaacgaattacacaatgtgcagTAAAGGTTTTGGTCTTTAATGTATTTGGTTAATcggacctgatgtgtgatttaagtgttctctTAACTTTTTTGAGCAGCGTATATTGGTGAAGTTTTCAAATGGCTCTAAGATATAACTTGTAAAGGCTTACGCCTACTATTGAGCTATAAAATTATGCTGGCAGCCTGGAACAaccaagacacacatacacttctCTGGGGAAATTGGGGAAATGCAAGTtcacacaatgcaaatgcaatgtgtatttttttaaattaatttattcatatattaatttaatattaatgCACATTTGGTCCTGCATATGTTAATGCAGAATAATATGTAAAAATTAAAGGCATCATTTTCCTTTAGAACAAAACCTTTATTCAgtttcaattttattttctaaCAGTGCCAGTGACTACAAagtgtgttttttgttaaaCAGGATGTGGTTGCCACTGAGGTGTGATTTGCAGAGatgcaaaaacacagacagtttCTGTCTGAGGTTCAACTGCAAATGAAATCACTTTGTTCATCAGGCAAGAATAGAGTGGACAGACCAGGTAGAAAGTCTGAGACGGATAATTgataacattaaacaaaatcTGTAACGTGAAATATGGACGCCTTGAAAGCAGGATTTaacaaaatgtcctcactactAGGGGGGAAAACCAGTTATTTTGTGACCATTATTGGCCTTTTTGTTTACCATGTTGTGTTTGATACACAGTTGACTTGCTTGACTAAACCTGGTGTTAAACCAGAGGATTTGCCGACCCAATATGAGTGTAATGTCTACATTGCAATGCCaccttttatattgtttttcctGATTCTCTGGCTGGATGGAGAGTTTCAACAAGTTTGGACAATTGTGTATAGATGTGGAAGGGATTTTTGGCAAAGACTTTTTTCAGCCCTCTTCAAGGCGACTGCAATCGGGTTACTATGGGTTGTATCAGTGTTGTTGGATGGAGACTGGTACGCGTGTCATAACAGAGAAGAACTCCTTGGGTTAAACACAAACGGCACTTACACAAAGGAAAAACTTAAACGCAAGTCAGTGGTGAGTAACTTTACTTTACTGTAATTTAATCATTTAgatatttataattattttaacataaatTATTATTCAGAAGAGATTTTCAAAATAGCCTTTGGTTTTACactaaaaacaattaaaaaaacttttctTTCAGGTTATTGGCTTAAAGGTGACCCTGGCCCTGGTGTTTTTAGTTGctatttttaatgcagtacCTTACTGGTGTTACCTCTGTTGCTGCTGTGAGAGAACAAAAGAGAGCAGGACTGAAGATGAGGTACAGGAGCTCGGTACTGAAGATAAAAAGTGCTGCTCGGCTTGTTGCTACACTTTACGCAGGTCATATCACAGGGTACTATTTCAGGAGAATATTCTGATTGAGATGGAGAATATTATCCAAACAGATGTAAAGAGAACAGCTAGGGATTTTGTAGTTCAAAAAGGCAAAGACTTACTACAGCCCACTTCAAAACTAGACCCGGGAGACCAGGGAAGCAAAACACCAGGAGGAGATCAGGGAAACTACAAACCAGGAGGAGTCAGGCAGAGCAGCAACCCAAACCCTCCAGAACCCCCTCCAACAAGCAGTCAAGCCAGCAGAACCAGAGTGGTCAATGTTGATAACTTGGATTttgacaaaatatataatttaccaTTTAATATAATGAAATCTGTCTCGGAACTGGGTcaggaaaaagaacagacaaacaaagattcaaagaatataaaaaaaacaaacactcatGAATTGAAGGAATTTAATGTGACGGGCAAACCAGAATGTCAACCCCTTGTAAAAGGCCACTGTACCTCAGGGGATAGGCAGAAGCCGAACCCAGATCCGTCAAACCCTACTTAGAGGGAATAAAGAGTTGATAACCTACTCTCCTTAGAATTAAAGTCTTCCAACTGGTTCAGCAAATACAAAAGGACACCCAAGCAGTGGTGATGTGCATCATGGGTTAGGCAGATATAGGAGTATAGTAGACAGGGAGGTGGTAGGACAGATATAGGACTATAGTAGACAGGGAGGTGGTAGGACAGATATAGGAGTATAGTAGACAGGGAGGTGGTAGGACAGATATAGGAGTATAGTAGACAGGGAGGTGGTAGGACAGATATAAGAGTATAGTAGACAGGGGGTGGTAGGACAGATATAGGAGTATAGTAGACAGGGAGGTGGTAGGACAGATATAGGAGTATAGTAGACAGGGAGGTGGTAGGACAGATATAGGAGTATCGTGGAAAGGGG
This portion of the Esox lucius isolate fEsoLuc1 chromosome 13, fEsoLuc1.pri, whole genome shotgun sequence genome encodes:
- the LOC105021667 gene encoding uncharacterized protein LOC105021667 → MDALKAGFNKMSSLLGGKTSYFVTIIGLFVYHVVFDTQLTCLTKPGVKPEDLPTQYECNVYIAMPPFILFFLILWLDGEFQQVWTIVYRCGRDFWQRLFSALFKATAIGLLWVVSVLLDGDWYACHNREELLGLNTNGTYTKEKLKRKSVVIGLKVTLALVFLVAIFNAVPYWCYLCCCCERTKESRTEDEVQELGTEDKKCCSACCYTLRRSYHRVLFQENILIEMENIIQTDVKRTARDFVVQKGKDLLQPTSKLDPGDQGSKTPGGDQGNYKPGGVRQSSNPNPPEPPPTSSQASRTRVVNVDNLDFDKIYNLPFNIMKSVSELGQEKEQTNKDSKNIKKTNTHELKEFNVTGKPECQPLVKGHCTSGDRQKPNPDPSNPT